A genomic window from Neoarius graeffei isolate fNeoGra1 chromosome 5, fNeoGra1.pri, whole genome shotgun sequence includes:
- the LOC132886113 gene encoding trophoblast glycoprotein-like: MVMWLQSTDIVVDKQNMTCAHPDQLRTNQLLQLKQSELQCTYSGNMEVALETSYVFLGMVLALIGVIFLLVLYLNRKGIKRWMYNIRDACRDHMEGYHYRYEINSDPRLANLSLNSDV; encoded by the coding sequence ATGGTGATGTGGTTACAGAGCACAGATATTGTCGTGGACAAGCAGAACATGACCTGCGCTCATCCTGACCAGTTGAGAACCAATCAGCTTTTGCAGTTGAAGCAGTCTGAGCTGCAGTGCACCTACTCTGGAAACATGGAGGTTGCCTTGGAGACCTCGTATGTGTTTCTGGGTATGGTGTTGGCCCTCATTGGGGTCATATTCCTGCTAGTCCTTTACCTGAACAGAAAAGGCATCAAGAGATGGATGTATAATATCCGTGATGCATGCAGGGACCACATGGAGGGCTACCATTACAGGTATGAGATCAACTCGGATCCACGCCTGGCCAACCTCAGTCTTAACTCCGATGTGTAA
- the LOC132886115 gene encoding trophoblast glycoprotein-like, which translates to MRAGSSLRVKENQAKRRVSTPCLVLFLTCFGAAGSLECPHKCVCTDTKVNCNHQNFTSIPQPIPATTTTLLVTGNEISQLTEDSFPVRLDYLTYLNLSENQIEHVDPGVFTNLPRLRLLDLSDNRILRFSSGAFPENNVLQVLNLTRSLYNFSFADAVYNLSKCALPKLSVLRLASNDLVVLPDDMFASLSNLTTLDLRNNSIVSIKNVTFRNQALVSLDLRNNALKELSNGTLKEFSQIPGLRLYLLGNQWVCDCNIEDMVMWLQSTDIAVDKQNMTCAHPDQLRTNQLLQLKQSELQCTYSGNMEVALETSYVFLGMVLALIGVIFLLVLYLNRKGIKRWIYNIRDACRDHMEGYHYRYEINSDPRLANLSLNSDV; encoded by the coding sequence ATGCGTGCAGGAAGCTCGCTGCGTGTGAAGGAGAACCAGGCCAAGCGGCGCGTCTCCACTCCGTGTCTGGTGCTCTTCCTGACATGTTTCGGCGCTGCTGGCTCTCTGGAATGCCCTCACAAATGCGTGTGCACTGACACAAAAGTCAATTGCAACCATCAGAACTTCACATCCATCCCACAGCCAATCCCAGCCACCACTACGACCCTTCTCGTCACTGGGAACGAGATATCCCAGCTCACTGAGGACTCCTTTCCTGTTCGTCTGGACTATTTAACATATCTTAATCTGTCTGAGAACCAAATAGAACACGTGGACCCTGGGGTGTTTACCAACTTGCCAAGGCTGCGTTTGCTTGACCTGAGCGACAACAGAATCCTGCGTTTTAGCTCTGGTGCTTTTCCAGAGAACAACGTCCTCCAGGTCTTAAACCTGACCAGATCGTTGTACAATTTCTCCTTTGCTGATGCTGTTTATAACCTTTCCAAGTGTGCTCTTCCGAAACTTTCCGTTCTCAGGTTGGCAAGCAACGACCTCGTTGTCCTTCCAGATGACATGTTCGCCAGCTTGTCTAACCTCACGACCTTGGACCTAAGAAACAATTCGATAGTTTCGATTAAGAACGTGACTTTCCGAAACCAAGCGCTTGTTAGTTTGGACCTGCGGAACAATGCTCTGAAAGAGCTGTCTAATGGGACGTTAAAGGAGTTCAGTCAGATACCTGGACTTCGGCTGTATCTGCTGGGAAACCAGTGGGTTTGTGATTGCAACATTGAGGACATGGTGATGTGGTTACAGAGCACAGATATTGCCGTGGACAAGCAGAACATGACCTGCGCTCATCCTGACCAGTTGAGAACCAATCAGCTTTTGCAGTTGAAGCAGTCTGAGCTGCAGTGCACCTACTCTGGAAACATGGAGGTTGCCTTGGAGACCTCGTATGTGTTTCTGGGTATGGTGTTGGCCCTCATTGGGGTCATATTCCTGCTAGTCCTTTACCTGAACAGAAAAGGCATCAAGAGATGGATATATAATATCCGTGATGCATGCAGGGACCACATGGAGGGCTACCATTACAGGTATGAGATCAACTCGGATCCACGCCTGGCCAACCTCAGTCTTAACTCCGATGTGTAA